Proteins encoded in a region of the Rutidosis leptorrhynchoides isolate AG116_Rl617_1_P2 chromosome 9, CSIRO_AGI_Rlap_v1, whole genome shotgun sequence genome:
- the LOC139869353 gene encoding protein POLYCHOME-like: MPEARDRLSRPNDVVADIYHRRLTSLIRTEILPDLDDNERRILNQTPFRWGSTPLIGGGSGQQIGATRYTRSGVSGAGISLFGTPRTIYRRNQNSPPSGGSVRRGRNGRSGSRSVLPSWYPRTPLGDITHVVRAIERRRARLGDGDGQVMGSPTTSSSHLENESSLVTPKLNVSSKVFQPSKLGKIPLRLTDIANQNGGNSEFETPQKKLLNSIDIVEKVVMEELGRLKRTPAAKKAEREKKVRTLMSMR, encoded by the exons ATGCCGGAAGCAAGAGATAGACTATCAAGGCCAAACGACGTCGTTGCAGATATATACCATCGTCGTCTGACGTCACTCATTAGAACAGAAATCTTGCCGGATTTAGATGATAACGAAAGAAGGATTCTAAATCAAACACCGTTTAGATGGGGATCCACACCGTTGATTGGTGGTGGTTCAGGTCAACAAATTGGTGCGACTCGATATACGAGAAGTGGTGTCTCCGGTGCCGGAATCAGTTTATTTGGAACGCCGAGAACAATTTACCGACGAAATCAGAACTCGCCACCCTCTGGTGGCAGTGTCCGACGTGGCAGAAATGGACGATCTGGGTCCCGCAGTGTGTTACCTTCTTGGTATCCACGTACTCCACTTGGTGACATAACTCATGTCGTTAGG GCGATTGAAAGGAGAAGGGCTAGATTGGGAGATGGTGATGGTCAAGTTATGGGGAGTCCAACAACATCAAGTTCTCATCTTGAGAATGAGTCTTCTTTAGTGACACCTAAACTTAATGTATCATCGAAAGTGTTTCAACCGTCGAAATTAGGAAAGATTCCGTTGAGATTAACTGATATTGCTAACCAAAATGGTGGAAATTCAGAGTTTGAGACACCCCAAAAGAAACTGCTAAACTCGATTGATATAGTTGAGAAAGTAGTTATGGAGGAATTGGGTCGATTGAAACGAACCCCTGCTGCTAAAAAAGCTGAAAGGGAGAAAAAGGTAAGAACTTTGATGTCCATGAGGTGA
- the LOC139867230 gene encoding protein DEHYDRATION-INDUCED 19 homolog 5-like: MEMDLWGSRTHSAKHNHHHFHSFQSGRYNNSDTHLIATMDCDDDDDVGAWFPCPFCYVEIEIPVLCCHLQEEHCFNLKNAVCPICAANLGKDALSHFTSHHVHSIKRRRKSQKFGLWSNGANLTQETPDRGNMLDATPDPLSAFLGNVPFSELHEEQVSTTISDPISNTSVEVEVKDHEEKRSQAAFVQDLIFSTIF; the protein is encoded by the exons ATGGAAATGGATCTCTGGGGTTCAAGAACTCACTCTGCAAAACACAATCACCACCACTTTCATTCTTTCCAGTCCGGCCGTTACAACAACTCCG ATACTCATCTAATTGCTACAATGgactgtgatgatgatgatgatgttggagcCTGGTTCCCCTGCCCTTTCTGTTACGTTGAAATCGAAATCCCCGTGCTGTGTTGCCATTTGCAAGAAGAACACTGTTTCAATCTTAAAAACGCG GTTTGTCCAATATGTGCTGCAAATTTGGGCAAAGATGCACTTTCTCATTTCACATCCCACCATGTCCATTCAATAAAG AGGAGGAGAAAGTCCCAAAAATTCGGATTGTGGAGTAACGGTGCCAACCTCACACAAGAAACGCCTGACAGGGGAAACATGCTTGACGCTACTCCCGACCCTCTATCCGCATTCCTGGGTAACGTCCCATTCTCAGAACTTCACGAAGAACAAGTCTCGACTACTATTTCAGATCCCATTAG CAACACAAGTGTAGAAGTAGAAGTGAAGGATCATGAAGAAAAGAGGTCTCAAGCAGCATTTGTTCAGGATCTAATTTTTTCCACCATTTTCTGA
- the LOC139867420 gene encoding large ribosomal subunit protein bL19cz-like: protein MQSFSGKIISFTKNAIKSTITFDSTSFRFCSPSRFSTRSYDSIRELPFSCKITGIPSVASSYRESRIGLFSGAHLVPRLINRGITTVDGSQNATATTGATEIAPRIKFKRLDKTARHIMQIVDKEAVQEVNTQREIPEIKPGYIIQLKLEVPENKRRVSTVKGIVIARRNAGLNTTIRLRRLVAGVGVENLLPLYSPNVKEIKVLDKKKVRRAKLYYLRDKMNALRK, encoded by the exons ATGCAATCGTTTAGCGGCAAAATAATATCGTTCACAAAGAACGCTATTAAATCCACCATTACTTTCGATTCGACATCATTTAGGTTTTGTTCGCCTTCACGTTTTTCG ACCAGAAGTTATGACTCCATAAGAGAGTTACCTTTTTCATGCAAAATTACTGGTATACCCTCTGTAGCATCATCCTACCGAGAGTCCAGGATAGGCTTATTTTCGGGTGCCCATTTGGTGCCCCGTTTGATTAATAGGGGCATTACAACAGTAGATGGTTCACAAAATGCTACTGCTACAACTGGTGCCACTGAGATTGCACCTCGCATCAAATTCAAGAGGCTTGATAAAACAGCCAGGCACATAATGCAG ATAGTTGATAAAGAAGCGGTGCAGGAAGTAAATACTCAAAGAGAGATACCTGAAATAAAGCCAGGTTATATAATCCAGCTCAAATTG GAAGTACCTGAGAACAAAAGGCGTGTGTCAACAGTGAAAGGAATTGTGATAGCAAGACGCAATGCGGGTCTAAATACAACAATCAGATTAAGAAGGCTTGTTGCAGGAGTTGGTGTTGAAAATCTCCTACCTCT GTATTCACCGAATGTGAAAGAGATAAAGGTTTTGGACAAGAAGAAAGTGAGAAGGGCGAAGCTATATTATCTTAGGGACAAGATGAATGCACTTAGGAAATAG
- the LOC139865674 gene encoding elongation factor Tu, chloroplastic-like has protein sequence MASISAAATAATSFTYTTTTSQSPSISPSPKLLLSSSSFISKSTTNLFIHNNSPSSAAVSHRRKTLTVRAARGKYERTKPHVNIGTIGHVDHGKTTLTAALTMALASSGGGIGKKYDEIDAAPEERARGITINTATVEYETENRHYAHVDCPGHADYVKNMITGAAQMDGAILVVSGADGPMPQTKEHVLLAKQVGVPNMVVFLNKQDQVDDEELLELVELEVRELLSSYEFPGDDIPIISGSALLALEALTENPKIVKGENKWVDKIYELMASVDEYIPIPQRQTELPFLCAIEDVFSITGRGTVATGRVERGTVRIGESVEIVGLKDTRTTIVTGVEMFQKLLDEALAGDNVGLLLRGIQKTDIQRGMVLAKPGSITPHTKFEALVYVLKKEEGGRHSPFFAGYRPQFYMRTTDVTGKVTAIMNDKDEESKMVMPGDRVKMVVELIMPIACEQGMRFAIREGGKTVGAGVIQSIIE, from the coding sequence ATGGCTTCCATCTCCGCCGCAGCCACCGCTGCCACGTCATTCACTTACACAACCACCACCTCACAATCCCCCTCAATTTCACCTTCACCTAAATTACTCCTTTCATCATCTTCATTTATTTCTAAATCCACCACAAACCTATTCATCCACAACAATTCACCTTCCTCCGCCGCCGTATCCCACCGCCGTAAAACCCTAACTGTTCGCGCTGCTCGTGGCAAATACGAACGCACCAAACCACATGTCAACATCGGAACCATCGGCCACGTCGATCACGGTAAAACTACCCTTACTGCCGCACTCACCATGGCCCTAGCTTCCTCCGGCGGCGGCATCGGAAAAAAGTACGACGAAATTGACGCCGCGCCGGAAGAAAGAGCCCGTGGTATTACAATTAACACGGCTACCGTTGAATACGAGACTGAAAACCGTCATTATGCTCACGTTGATTGCCCCGGTCACGCTGATTATGTTAAAAATATGATCACCGGAGCTGCTCAAATGGACGGAGCTATTCTTGTTGTTTCCGGCGCCGACGGACCTATGCCGCAAACGAAAGAACACGTGTTGCTCGCGAAACAAGTAGGTGTGCCTAATATGGTTGTATTTTTAAATAAACAAGATCAAGTTGATGATGAAGAACTGTTAGAATTAGTTGAATTAGAAGTTAGGGAACTATTGAGCTCTTATGAATTCCCCGGTGATGATATTCCGATTATTTCGGGGTCTGCTTTGTTAGCTTTAGAAGCTTTAACTGAAAACCCTAAAATTGTGAAAGGTGAGAACAAATGGGTGGATAAAATTTATGAATTAATGGCGTCTGTTGACGAGTACATTCCGATTCCACAAAGACAGACTGAATTACCGTTTTTGTGCGCGATTGAAGATGTTTTTTCGATTACGGGTCGTGGTACTGTTGCCACGGGTCGGGTTGAAAGAGGTACAGTTAGGATTGGTGAGAGTGTTGAGATTGTAGGGTTGAAAGATACACGAACTACTATTGTTACAGGTGTTGAAATGTTTCAGAAGCTTCTAGATGAAGCATTGGCTGGTGATAATGTTGGTCTTTTGTTAAGAGGTATTCAAAAGACTGATATTCAAAGAGGGATGGTTTTAGCGAAACCTGGTTCGATTACACCTCACACAAAGTTTGAAGCTTTGGTGTATGTTTTGAAGAAAGAAGAAGGTGGAAGACATTCGCCGTTTTTTGCAGGGTATAGACCACAGTTTTATATGAGGACTACTGATGTTACTGGGAAAGTAACGGCGATTATGAACGATAAAGATGAAGAATCGAAGATGGTTATGCCTGGTGATCGTGTGAAAATGGTGGTTGAGCTTATTATGCCTATTGCTTGTGAACAAGGAATGAGGTTTGCTATCAGAGAAGGTGGAAAGACCGTTGGTGCAGGTGTTATCCAGTCGATTATTGAGTGA